The Streptomyces sp. NBC_00670 genome window below encodes:
- a CDS encoding NAD(P)/FAD-dependent oxidoreductase, producing the protein MTDTRSDTSTDSYEVLVIGGGAAGLSAGLVLGRARRRTLLVDAGEPRNAPAAHMQGYLSRDGMPPAELLAVGREEIARYGTVELVRDRVVDVTRDGAEGSPPGFTAALAGGRTVRARRVIVATGLKDELPAVPGVAERWGRDVIHCPYCHGWEVRDEAFGVLATSPMSVHQALLVSHWSKDTTLFLHTVAEADLSDDELRRLAAAGVRVVPGEVAGLVVEDDRITGVRLADGTVHARSVVFVAPRMVPRTGLLEKLGAELRETPMGSCPVVDETGRTTVPGVWAAGNATLFAQQVINAASTGYTAAAAVNGELVFEDIDARIGVEHTGATGPDGTGAEV; encoded by the coding sequence ATGACCGACACGCGAAGCGACACATCCACCGACAGCTACGAAGTCCTCGTCATCGGGGGCGGCGCGGCCGGGCTCTCCGCCGGGCTGGTCCTCGGCCGGGCCCGGCGCCGGACGCTCCTGGTGGACGCGGGCGAGCCGCGCAACGCGCCCGCCGCGCACATGCAGGGCTATCTGTCCCGGGACGGCATGCCGCCGGCCGAGCTCCTGGCCGTGGGCCGCGAGGAGATCGCCCGGTACGGGACGGTGGAGCTGGTCCGGGACCGGGTCGTCGACGTGACCCGGGACGGGGCGGAGGGCTCTCCGCCCGGCTTCACCGCCGCCCTCGCCGGCGGGCGGACCGTCCGCGCCCGGCGGGTGATCGTGGCGACGGGGCTCAAGGACGAGCTGCCGGCCGTGCCCGGTGTCGCCGAGCGCTGGGGCCGGGACGTCATCCACTGCCCGTACTGCCACGGCTGGGAGGTGCGCGACGAGGCGTTCGGCGTGCTGGCGACCTCGCCGATGAGCGTCCACCAGGCGCTGCTGGTCAGCCACTGGTCGAAGGACACCACCCTGTTCCTGCACACCGTCGCGGAGGCGGACCTCTCCGACGACGAGCTGCGCAGACTCGCCGCGGCGGGCGTGCGCGTCGTGCCGGGCGAGGTGGCGGGGCTGGTGGTCGAGGACGACCGGATCACCGGCGTACGGCTGGCCGACGGCACGGTGCACGCCCGGTCCGTCGTCTTCGTCGCGCCCCGCATGGTGCCGCGCACCGGGCTCCTCGAGAAGCTGGGCGCCGAGCTGCGGGAGACCCCGATGGGCTCCTGCCCGGTGGTGGACGAGACGGGGCGTACGACGGTGCCGGGCGTGTGGGCCGCGGGCAACGCCACCCTCTTCGCGCAGCAGGTGATCAATGCGGCGAGCACCGGGTACACGGCGGCCGCCGCCGTCAACGGCGAGCTGGTGTTCGAGGACATCGACGCCCGGATCGGCGTGGAGCACACCGGGGCGACGGGCCCGGACGGGACCGGCGCGGAGGTGTAG